Below is a genomic region from Methanosphaera sp. ISO3-F5.
CCAGTTTCTAGTTTTATATTTACAATTCTTAAATTTAATGAATTAAAGAATCTTATTTTATTTTTAAAATAGTTGTTTTGGAATTGGTTTCGTCTTGTTTTGTCTAATTCTATTTCAACTATTTCATCATCAGAAGTCATGGATTCACGTTCTCCTATGTATGTGTCTTTTCTTAGTCTGATAACAAAATAACTATGCATTTCTATTATTCTAACCATTAATTCAATAGAATTATATCCTCTATCGAATATAAATATGGATTTTTCAGGAATTATCAGTCTTTTACACTTTTCAATATTTTTATGAATCAAAGTATGCTCGCCAACACCCCTTTTGCCAATTAAACCATCAATCATGAAATCATTTAGAACATCAACAACACCTGAAAAGACAACATTAATCTTTTTATCATAATTTTCTTTAAACCCAAATTCTTTCAATGTTAACTTTTTATTTGGTAATTCAAAACGAGATCCATCACCAGCAAATAAACGAAACCCATAAAAAGTTCTAAAGAACTCACAATTCTTTTGTAAATTTATATAACCAATATTTCTCAAATAATTAATGCTTATTCTTTTAAATACATCTGGATTGATATTAATTCTCTGTTCTGAAAAACTCTGTTTACTATAACTACCAACACAATCTTTTGAATACTTTAAATGAGTATCAATATTGTTCTGAATAGTTTTACGTTGATTAAACAATATATGTTTAACATAATCACCAAAACCCCATATACGATTACGAGTAAAAGCAGAATCATTCAAAACATGTTTTCTAAAATCAACACACTCAGATTCTATAGAATCTTCAATAAAAGAGTATTTAAAATTATCATTTTCATACGGACAAACATTTTCTAATCCATCAAAAATCAAAAAGTAAATCAATAACTTACAACAAAATAATATTGAGGGAATGTTTTTTAGCTTCATAATATAAACTATTCCCTCATTTCATATATAAACTATTCTACTATTTTTAAACATAAAATAAAAATCATATAACTTCTTAATTATGCTACTATTTGATAAATATCAAAATAACAAAAAAATAAAACCAGAATAATCACTATCAAATAAATAAAATAAGGATACTGTAAAATAAACATCATGAAGAAATAATATATTATAAAAACATCTAATTTTAATTATATGAGCCTATTTTTAAAAATAGTTAAATAATTAAGAAATTTAATAAAAATTAGTTTATAAAAATCAGTTAAAATTAAATTTAAATCTTTTACATAAAGAAAGAAATCTTAACCTGACGACATTGTATAGTTAATAATTATTTGATAATAGTATTTAAATATTTTGATAAAAAGTATTACTTTTCACACTTTATTCATATGATTTCTACAGGGCCATATTTTGAAAAAAAAATTTCAAATAGAAGCTTCATAAATAAGTATAATACAACTTCAAAGGAAAAATTAATAAAATGATAGACTGGGACATAAAAGAAATAGAAAAAATCGAACAACATTACAAGAAAACACTCAATCCCAGCTTAAATTTAACATACTTCTGCAGACACTTCGAAGAAATCTACAGACTACTAACAGATGAAGAAGAACTACTCCCCGACATATTAAACGACATAACATATTACACAATCAATGGAATAAACGCCAAATACAAGGTATTAATAAGTGCCGATACAGATAAACAACAAACAGAAAAATTATTAGCAAGAAGAATGAAACAAAGAGCACAAAGACAAGAAGCAAGAAATAAAGGATTAACAGAATATCATAAATTCATAATAAAAGAAGTAGCAGAATTCATAAAAAAATACCCATACTGGAAAGAATTATTACGATACAAATAAAAACAATATACAATTACCTAGGAGAATAATCTCATGTCAATGAAAATCACAAGCCCCGAAGAACTCCCACAAAAACCAGGAGTATACATCATGCACAACAGTGATGATGAAATAATATACGTGGGCAAAGCAAAAAAACTAAAAAACAGGGTACAAAGCTACTTCAGAGAAGAAGACAAACTAGACAGACCAAAAACACAAGTACTAATGAAACACTTCTCATACCTAGAATACATATTAACAGACACAGAAAAAGAAGCACTAATACTAGAAGCAAACCTAATAAAAAGACATAAACCACGATACAACATAAGCCTAAAAGATGGAAAACAATACCCATACATCAA
It encodes:
- a CDS encoding IS4 family transposase — translated: MIFDGLENVCPYENDNFKYSFIEDSIESECVDFRKHVLNDSAFTRNRIWGFGDYVKHILFNQRKTIQNNIDTHLKYSKDCVGSYSKQSFSEQRININPDVFKRISINYLRNIGYINLQKNCEFFRTFYGFRLFAGDGSRFELPNKKLTLKEFGFKENYDKKINVVFSGVVDVLNDFMIDGLIGKRGVGEHTLIHKNIEKCKRLIIPEKSIFIFDRGYNSIELMVRIIEMHSYFVIRLRKDTYIGERESMTSDDEIVEIELDKTRRNQFQNNYFKNKIRFFNSLNLRIVNIKLETGEIETLITNLPQETMSKEQLKEIYKARWGIECTYKTLKQRLQIQNYTAQTEIGIQQDIYSTFLLYNIFCYSRIYLNLIINKNMRKKGKKDYYDVNQSHLISRLKIDLFETILDPSKVKNFINNLIKKCTPAPNKVKKPRQYERKKTTPNRYIQTQYKPTF